The DNA region CTCACTAAAAGATGAAACACCTGGTGAGTTCGAGAGATAAATTTCTAAGTTATTCTAAAAGTAACATTTCTAGCTAATCCCACATCCCATCCATTATATTGCATCCCATATTTGCTTTTAATGATCTTTTTCCACGACTATTTCTCCACATAGCATCTCCACCACCATTTCCCCAACAGTTCCTTATTACTCAAACAGATATTCCCAATCCCCAAGTCCCCTCTATCTTTCGGCAATCATACTTGTTACCATGCGACCAAATGGCAATGCGAGTCTCCATCAGCTCTGTCCCATAAAAAAATTGTCATTGTTTTCTCCATAACCGCCGCCACACCTTTTGGTACTCTAAAAAGAGACGTAATATATTGGAAAGGCACTCAATACTGCCGAGATCAAAGTTAATCTGCCACCCCTCGATAAAAATGTTTTCTTCCAACTAGCCCACTTCTTTGACAACTTAAACAAGACATCTTCCCAAAATCTCGCTTCCCTAGAATTTCCCCCTGATGGAACCCCTAAATATTTAATAGGCCACTCCTCCCTCCTACACCCAATCTCTGTATGGCTAGCTCTTCCAAATCGACATCTGTTTAATTCCCGACAATGCATTTTTTTCCAAGTTGACATTTAATCCCGAAATTTGACAGAATGAGTTCAAAATCTACAACTTGAGCAAATGACTTTCAGTCTTAACAAAAAACAAAGTATCGTCCGCAAATAGAATATGTTATATCTCCACTTTCTCTTTACCAACTTCCAATCTCTGGACCTCGTTCTTTTCCTTCGCCTTATCCACCAATCTTCCCCGCACAACTATAACTAGATTGAACAGGAAGGTGGAAAGTGGATCCTCTTGCCTCAGACCTCTCACCCCCTTGAATTTGCCTCTCGATCTACCATTTATAAAAACCGAGAAAGAAACAGACGATATACAACCTTTAATCCACATTGATCGTTGACCGATGATTTCAGTTggaaataaatctagcaagcggactagatCAAGTAATAGTAATTGATTGATGAGTCCAGGTATCGTACCCACAGAGATCGatgtttaaatactagaatatgaattatttttcctaattcagGCTAATCAAATTCAAATGAGATGAGATAAATTAATcgaaattaaattaaacaatttatataaattaactaaagcaaaaaTAATCCAAACTATTAATTTAGACGAGAATTCAAATTATCTAAAAACGATTAAGGCGCACAACGATAGCGAGACAAACTTATAATCACGTGTCAAATTCAAAtccaataaattatttaattaattcactacgaaattcccaaaattatttattaaaggaTTTCTCGAATTAATAAATCTAATAagtctaacagtccaattattcctaattgattttaattagattcaaccgCATTAAATCGCtgtgaaatttcagtttttcaacctaaagtcacacactgaaaccgaatactatttctagtcagtttaaccaTTAGTTGATTGATGTatgaagcaaatattaatctatcgccttccGGTTTTAAATTAACCgacaaatattcaatttaattggccagattaaaagaacacATGGTAAACGCATAGTTGTCAAAGGCGCGCGCCTCAGGCGCTAGGCGGAGCTTCAGCGCCTTATGGGCAACCAGGCGACGGTGCATGGGTGGGCGAGCGCCTTTAGCGCCTTGAAGCCGCCTTTCTCCGGGCGATAGGCGTTCCAGTCGTTGCGCCTTTTTTTCAGAACCATGATCGCATCGCATAAGCAGGTTTCtcctttattttttaatgacCCAAAGCCCAACTAAATAAGCCCATAACTAATTTCAGCCCacaagtaatttattttaaaaaaaagcctAGTTTTGCTTTGCATGTCGATACGTATTCTCATTTCTCCCTGTCGATTGAAGCTTCTGCCGCACACCATTCTCCCCTGCCTATTGAAGATTGAAGCTCCTGGACCTGTTCTCTGCCACAGCCGCAGGCTTCTGTTTTCAGGGCAGATTCTTCATTCTTCTCTTTCAGGCTTTTGttttgcatttattttaaaaaaatagcctAGTATGGCTTCTCATCCTCAATCAGAAAACACACAACCAGATGGGGATAATAAGAAAGACCCCGGTTGGAAGCATTGTTATTTGAAAAATCCAAATGATACTAATAGTGTGACGTGTAGGTTTTGTGGCTTCACGTCCCAATGGAGGAATTTTTCGAGCCAAACAACATATTGCTGGGAATTCAAAAAATGTCAGAAAATGCAAAGAGTGTCCTCAAAGTGTCCGTGATGAGCTGCTGAATTATATGAATGAAAAGAAGAAGCAAACATTGAGAGCTTGCGGTGGAATGAAGCAAGATTTTTGCCTTCTTGATATCGATGAAGATGAAGACGATGCAGAAGATGTACAACCAAGCAAAAAGAGAAGTTTGACTTCCATACACGAGGCTGGAACTGGAAGTGGCAGTGGCAGTGGCAGTGTTAAAGGGCCGATGGATCTCTTTATCACGAAGAAGAAAACCAAAGGGGGGAAATTGAGGCAAACAAACATAAACGATGCTTGTGATAAAGAGCTTAGAGATCGAACAGTTCAAAAGATAGCTCGTTTCATGTATCAAGCTGCGATTTATTTCAATGCTGCCCATTTAGATAGCTTCAAGGAAATGATTGAAGCCATAGGTCAGTACGGGCCAAATTTGAAACCACCAAGTTATCATGAATTGAGGGTACCACTTTTACAGAAAGAAATTACCTACACAAATGAGTTGTTGAAAGAAAACAGAGATGAATGTGAGAAATATGGTTGCTCAATTATGTCTGATGGGTGGACTGATAGGAAGCATAGAACATTGATCAACTTTTTGGTTAATTCACCCAAAGAAACAATGTTCTTGGAATCTGTGGATGCATCCGCCCATGTCAAGACTGGAACCATGTTATATGAGTTGCTTGATAGATTTGTAGAGCGTGTGGGAGAGAAAAATGTCGTGCAAGTGATTACAGACAATGGCACCAATTATGTTTTAGCTGGTAAGTGAagtattgaaattttatttCCTTGGATATTATATTACATATAacataaattgatttttttttgttttgtactCTTTTTTTTGTAGGTAAACTTCTAGAAGCAAAAAGACCGAATTTGTTTTGGACTCCATGTGCTGCtcattgcattgatttgatgcTAGAGGATATTGGCAAAATTGAGGTGGTTCGGAAGACTATTTCTAGAGCAATTGCTCTTGTTGGTTACATTTACAATCATGGAGGTGTTTTGCACATGATGAGAGAATTTACTGGAAACAAAGAGCTGGCAAGACATGGAGTCACCCGTTTTGCTACTACATTTCTCACTTTGCAAAGCCTCCACAAACGACAAAAGGCTTTGAAGAGAATGTTCATATCAACACAGTGGATAGAAAGTAAATGGTCAAATGATATAAAGGGTAAGAAGGCAAATGATACTGTTTTCAAGCCTTCATTTTGGAATAATGTGACATACACCCTTAAAGTGATGTGTCCTCTAGTGATGGTTCTTCGCATTGCCGATAATGAAACAAGGCCAGCGATGGGTTATATCTATGAAGCTATGGACAGAGCAAAAGAAACAATTCTCAACTCCTTTGATAACAACAGAGAGAAATGTAAAAAAGTGTTAGAATTTATTGATGCTAGATGGGATAATCAGCTTCATCATCCTTTGCACGCGGCAGGATACTACTTAAACCCATATTTTTACTATCACAATCCGAAAGTTGAGACGGATGCAGAAGTCACAAATGGGTTGTTTGCATGCATACAAAGATTGATTCCAAGCCATGACGTGAGGGATAAGATTATTATGGAGGAGTTGCCGGTATATAAGAACTCGGAGTCATTGTTCGGCAACGAATTTGCCATTAGAGCAAGGAATAATACAGACCAACCAATGGCGCCTGGTATGTGTTTTTTTTTGCAAGAAGTTAAATAGTTAAATACTTAAATACTtaaatatcaaatgaaaatgatgagatacatttttttttcagcGGATTGGTGGAAAATGTTTGGCAATGGTACTccaaatttgaaagaatttgctATCGAAGTTCTTAGCCTCACATGTAGTGCTTCGGGTTGTGAAAGGAATTGGAGCATATTTGAGCATGTGAGTAAATACTATTACGATATTACATGACTTCTTTCACTTTTCTTTTCAATTTATAGTTTATGATGGTTTCGTCATTCGCGTCACAGATACATTCAAAGAAAAGGAATAGACTAGATCACAAGAAACTAAGAGATTTGGTATATGTGAAGTACAATCAAACACTCAAGGCTCGTGCGGCTAAGAAGGATAAAAGAGATCCTATAGTTTTGAGGAATATTGATGATTGTAATAATGAGTGGTTGATTGGAATGATGGAAGCTGGAGAGGAACCTGtttttgatgatgatgatgatactTTGACATGGAACGTTGTAGCAGAGGCTGCTGGAGTAGAAGAAGAAACCAGACATACTAGACAACAACGGACCTCGAaccctatttataggggagctTCAACTTCTAGAGGCAAAGGTAGGGGAGGACGAAGAGGTCGGGTGACAAGCCAAACTACTCATGCTCTACAATCACCAATGGATGTAGATGAAGAATCTACTGACGAGGGAGAGTTTGATGATGATGTGTTGAAAGATGATTATTCAGATGAAAATGTGGAGGATGGTGATGTGGATGAAATGATTGAATTAGAAAGTGATTGATCTGAGTCTAGATTGTTTTGGaaaaattaaattgtctagcataAGATTTGAATGTGTTGATTTATCGACAATATTgagatatttttgttttttgttactTGAagctttatttatttagtttttcatATAGTTCATTTTTATTAATAGTTGATTTTTAGTAgaacataaatataaaatacatTCTCTCTATATTATCGCCTCGTGGCTAGGCGATCGCCTTTTGTCGCCTAGGCGTTCGGGCGCTAGGCAGTGGCTCGTCGCCTTGACGTCGCCTAGCGCCTTGACAACTATGGGtaaacgacatcaatcaatgaataaaaataaataatagaatTGAATCAAACTCAAAGCATCAAAAATAATTTGTCTTGGCTCTATAATGACCTTAGTCTATAAAAGTCTACTCCTtaaattcaaaacaaaagtGCAAATCCATATTTAAATTCAATgaataaaacaaaattaaaaaagaaTGAAAGGAATTCTCAGTGATTTGTGGTGTGTGTTGAGAAATTCCTTTTGCTTCTGCCTTCAATCTTCCTCCCTTCAATTCTTCTTCCGTGCTGTTGCTACTTCACTGTAGCCTTTTGTTCTGCACTTTCTCTCTCTTCCTCTGCTGTTACGGTTCTCCCCCTCTCTGTATGCTTCTGCCTCCCTTTTATCCTTCTAAATGGGCCTCCTCCTTCAATTCTTTTTAAGCCCATCTCCAACTTAAACCTTGTAGATAAGATTgtagattttattttcaaagatgAGACTTCATCTTTGTCAAGATATGCACAGATTTTTCTTCCAAATCTTCAATATatcaagataataaaatataagaatattttatttctttcttttggtATTTTCCTCCTTTAAAgtcttgtaaatttattttacttccaaatttaatcatttttcctcttttattcaaatatacaattcttaattcaattaagcacataattagggATAAAAAGTCTTGATAAGCACAAATAAAATCCTTGAATCTCTATAGGATTTGGGCTTATCAATCGTATCCAAGCATTTTTGATAAAATGCCATTGTAAAACCATCTGGCCTAGGAGCCTTCGATCCATCACGCTCAAACACTACTCTTTTGATCTCAAACTTTGAAAACAGTGTCTCCAAATCCTTTCCCACCCCCTCTCAATAGGACTCAAATCCACTCCTTAAGTGTTCCACCACCCCACTCCTTCAGATTTTCTGTAAAGGTTActgaaaaaatataaaacagAGTCTTCAATCTGTCTCTCATCCGAAACCACTGACCCAAACATCTTTATCAACGACCTATTCCTTCGCTGATTCAGTAGTGAatggaaaaattttgaattttgatccCCATCCCTCAGCCAgttcacttttgttttttgactTTCAATTTGATTCCTTCTAAACAACAACTCTTCCAAATCCCCTTTCACTCCCTTTCTTTCCTTTATTAAATCCACTGTCCAATTACCCCCATCTCTCCCTCGTCCAACTTACTGATTTTGTTTCTAATTCCGCGAGTCTCACATTCACATCCCTAAAAACCTCTTTATTCCATTTATTTACACCACTTTTAATTCTTTCGAGTTTCCTCATGAATTTGTACCTTTCCACCCTTCCCTCAGAAATGGTTCACCAAGAAGCTAGTgaatatttgaagtttttgtggTTCAGCCATGCATTCTCGAATATGAAAGGAGACCGGCCCCATTTAATCTTTGAAGTATCGAGCACAACTGGAAATTGGTCAGAGGTAATTCTTGGAAGTACTGTATGTCTAAAGATCGGGAAAATATCCTTCCAACCCCCTACGAACAAAAATCAATCTAATCTGCAACAGATCGGTGTATCCTAGAAGTTATTCCAAGTGTATTTAACATCCGTAAAGGTGGTTTATGCAGTTCCAGTTCATTAATCAAATTATCGAAACACAACATGCTTGTGGTTATGGATGAGCTATTCAATTTTTCACTCAAGGATCTCACGACATTGAATTCCCTTCCCACACACCATCTATCACCGCAAATTGCTCTTAGTCCGTCAATTCATCCCAAAATAATACTCTTTTTCTTGGCTTACATGGACCATACACTGTTGAAAACCACCATCTGATGTCACCATTCATTTCAATTTCAATCGAAACCGAGAACTCTCCAACTAAATTCTCCTTAACCTTGACCAGTCTCGGATCCCACATCAGCAATACGCCTCCTGATCTTCCTACCGCCGGTAAAAAAACCCATTCGATAAATCTTGTTTTCCACATGGTTGCAACGAAACGTCTATCCACCGACTCTCTTTTGACTTCTAATAACACCATTAAGTCCGGCAAATGTACGAATTAACCCCTGTCGTCTGGCTGCTCTCCTTTAATGTTCCAAGagcaaattttcataaaatcacctagaGAGTCCCTATGAGATTGTCCTTACTCATAATTAATCCCACActtcaaattatttaatttaattattttttttcttagcTCTTGACCAACTCTCCCCTTCCGCGCCCACTTCTATCGATTTCACCCCGACTCCTTTACCTCATCCTGATGCGTGCTCGCTCGCTAGCTTTGCCCTTCTGAAAGTCTCTTCCTCCTTACCCAGCTCATCACCCAACCCCGGTTGCCCTCCCCCACCTAAAAGCCGAAAGATAGAATTAAGGTTGATGGAATGTTTTAGAATTGAAGACTGGAAACAAGAAAGTACCTTTCCTACAATCGGATTCGTATATTCTTGTTGACGTGGCCTGTAATTATGCGAATTAACTTGTGAAGATTCAAACAACCCCTTAATATCCTCCACGACCTCCTCAAGATGTGCCGAAGTTTCTGATTGAAATGATGTAGGGCTATCTGAAACAAGAGACTCATATCCTTCTACAGAGCAAACATCttctgaatttttaaaatttatgtctTCCCAATCACCCAAACCATCACCCCTCATCAATGTTCCTCCCAATTCATGTGGCCATTCTTTGCGGAAAAAACATCCGATGACCCGACCTTATCAATTTTTTCGATGTATTTCCTTCTGCAATATGTCTTCTTGAAAGTGCACCCAAAATTCATTGACCGGTTCTCTACACTGAATCCGTCTGCCCCCTCATTTTCTTGCTTCTTCATAGTTTGAATCAATAATCTTTTGAAATCGCTGACATCATTTAAAACTATcctttttaaaatctttatttcttttcttcCTAGCAGTGGTGACGACATAAAGGACTATCTTGCTGAACCATTCTCTACTGCTTTAGACTTTTCACTGCTTTGTTTAGCCATCACCTCCTACGCACAAATTCCATTCCCATTTGATTTATCTCTCTCTTCTTGATCTTTTCTGTGATCTTGATCTTCCCCGAAGTCCATGTCTGCTCTATTTGTACCATTGCTGGAGCCCACCCAAACACATTCTCTTCTTCGAATATTCGAATTCCCCCACCTGCCATCATCCTCGTCCTATTGACCACCACCTGGGCATAAGATTGACGTTCATAATTCTCGTAAGCTGCAATGTCAATGGTATTAACAACTAATCCGATCTCTATCAAGCCATCTTTCAATGGAATTTGCAACACACTGTTAATTAATTCACCTTGAATGCCTCTCACTTTAATCTTAGCTGCCGATAGATCCCTAAGCCATGTAGTGTCATTACTAATTTCCAACAAACCACCACAAAGATCCCCGATATTCTTGAAAGTATCAGTCGACCATGCGTCCAAGGAAGTACAAAAATCCTGGCCCAACTGTTACAGCATTCATACACCATCTCCTTCCTATTAATTTCTGGATTCCATATCTCGAAAGGCAATGTGACCTTTTTGTCAAAAAAACCTCTCCTCAAGTTAAGGGTAGTACGTAGACTCTTCTGGATTGATCAGCCACCACACTGCCTTGTTCGCTTGGAATGGAAAAAGAGCCCTCATCTTGACAGACCACCACACTGCCTTGTTCGCTTGGAATGGAAAAAGAGTCCTCATCTTGACAGATTGAGCAAGGACAATCCGAACTAACTCCCACGGTGATAATGATCGCTTCATTCCAATCCTTGTCCTTACATATATTGCAGCAATCCTTCACTTCCTTCTTCCCCGTCTATTGCAACCTCGATGTTTGTTTCTGAGATACAATATTAACTCTCCCTCATTCTATACCCTGTTGATTCAAAATCTGCTTCTTTCCTCTCAGAAAATTAGATTTAATGTTTGCTAACCTTTTCCAGCCCCACAATTTGTAACCACTTGGCAAAACGATGAGTTGTTTACTGCCTTGCTGAGAGAATTTAGTCACCTCCAAATAGCTACCTCGCTTGTTGGTAAATCTTTGAATTGAGAACACCGCATTAATGCGCCTGAAACTATTAAAGCCAAGCACGAATGGGTTATTTATAAAATCTCGTTGTATTGAGTAGATCCGTTGTGCTCTACCCAATCCCTGCTTCAAGCACATAACATGCGTTCCTGGTCCGCTCTGTCAAGCAAATCAATTCTCCCCAAGACCCCATCTTATCAAGAACAACTTTTGTTCAATCTTAATTTCTTCCTCCCGTCGCTTGTGAGCTGATACTTGATGCAATCTCCGCTGCTGGTAAAACACCCTACTTGGGACAGTCATTTGGTTTCCAAGAAAAGTAAAAGTCCAGCAACAGATAGAAACTCCGACGATATGAAACAATTATAGTAATGCAAGCGGAAGAATTTAAAGgtctgattcagaagagaaaaAACCCCCGACGGCCAACTGCCTGTGAAGAAAGAAAGTTGCCGGTGGACGGAAGAGATATAAGCTGAACGGTGACGAGGTTTCTGGTCGGAGTTTGGCAACTATGTGACACATTTTATAATTCAATTTAATCATTGAAACTCGTACCCGATGAAATCCCCTTAAACATTTATCAACATGTTTATAGAATTAATTTGCCCATTTTTATTCAgctgtttttatatttttatttaaatttaattaaataaaaacactTTAAATTTTTTGGAATCCTAGTTTTCACCGAATGATGTTTCTAGTAACCAGTATGGAATTGATTCAACTATGGAGTCAAAGTTTAACCATATGTTGATCAATATTACGAAGCTAATTTTAATCCCTCGCCTTTTGGTTTGTGAACAAACAATAACTATGTAAACAATAGAGCACATTATTCACAGGCAATAATAAACTAAtatcaattaataattaaaatctgaaaaaaataatttcgttgaaattaaaatcaaatatcaaacaTAGTCTGGCTTTGGATCTGTCGTGGCCTCTTTCGAAAGAAATTTACCCCATAAATACTAAACAAGGAAATAAATCAATGCatcaatttatgaaataaaattcaagaaaagacCAAGCATTAGGGCCCGGCCACGTGGGTTCTTTCTTGGCCTTTGACTTGATTTTGACCATTccttttttggtttttttaggGAACTTCCCTAGGGCTTTGCTTATGTGGCATCCTTTTGTTGATTTTTCGGCATATTTTATTTGCTTTTCCAAGCTTCGGTCAACACTACAAAACAATTTAAAACACTACGGATAACTGTGAAAATCGAACGCACATAAGCCAGATAATGTATGAAAACGACACAAAATTATACACAATACGACGTTTTCTTTTCGTGTTGATAATTCATTTACCAGTATTTGAATTAATATCTTAACTCAATCTATAAGGTAAACACGAACCACTTTACCAATACTGACCCAGTGTTGTCCATTCCCAAGAATCTCCTTTCACATCGTCGACTCTCAACCAAGGAACCAATGTTATAGGCTCATGATTTCAAGAGAAGAACACAACACCCAAAAGAATTGCCTATTAGATTGAAGAGCTCCTTAAACATTATAAGTGCTCTGCATTTTGTTGTGCAATCACTCTGGGACACACAGCAGTCATAGAGAGTTGAAGTTTAATTCGATTTTCTGCACGTGTTATCCTGACACATGAGCAACTCCAAAGACTCATGTGTTGAAATAAATGAGGGAGTGCCTGGGGTTCAAATTGAGTACTTTCTTTTATAATATTGTTAAAAACCCACTTTTATTAAAAGTTTGAGTCTTTGAGCCAATGAAAGTGGTATCAACAACATTTGCTCTGGAATTGTATATAGGAGATAACACTAACAAAGTACCGTATTTAACTAGTAGTTTTACTGAGTTATTTTTGTTCATTGGCAACTGCAGAGGTATTGATTTTGCTGTTTTACACTACGAGGTTCCAAGCAGAGTGCAAGAGTTACCTTCTCTGTTAAATCAGGTGACTTTGGATAAAAGTGCTGTTTCTTTGGGTCTTGCCAGAGGAGTTGATTTGCACTGGCAGAATACTTGTAccctataattttatttttttggtcacaaatcattaattatatttaaatcaaCATCATGATCTGTAGGAAAATCAATAGTTCGTTTCAAATTCTGGCTATTAATATCCATTACAAATTGTAATAAAGTCCATACATGTCTTTTGGACATTTACGTTGCACTGCTGCATTCTAATACTATTCCATAAAACTTGCATGCTCAGTTCTGATTTTACGTTATTTTTCGTCAAAGCATTATGTAAAATTTGAGTTCTGCATTGCTTTTTCTCCTAAGTCCCAAGTAAACTAGTTAGTCCTGGCTTTGTTTTATTTGGTTCATTAGCCTGAATGTCTCTTATCTTCTTGTTACTTGCATTGTTTATATGTATGAGTGCATGTTGTCTCGAACACCAGAGTTCTGTCTTACACTTTCATGAACTCATGCTTTATTGGTTATGAACTTTTGATGCCATTCTTTTTATTtccttgatatgatgatataaggattttatcatttttcttcGTTGATCATCTGTTTAGGTGTGCCGGTTTAAGAACAATGCCCTCCTGCAGTCAGCTATAATGGTTTTGATGATTTCTGTTAAGGTTAGTTATCAGACAATATTTGGTGTGATTGTGTTGTGCTTCATTTTTATTAGTGTTTGAACTTTGAAGTGATCTTTTTATGGACCCCATTCATTTGAAAGTGCGAGGAGTTCTATATTTATGTATAAAGTATTTGGACCACTCCATGCACTGCCAAACATCATCCTTCACTCGTAAGACAGTGGAAATGAAATTTTCATGCCCGAGTGCACCCTGCTTAAAGAAGCCTTTTTCTGGAGTGATTATTAACCCCTGAAGTACATTGCATTATGAAATATGAAATAATTCAGCTTTCCTACTTCTCGCATAGTATCTTTGTAGTAAGATATCTCATTTTCCCGTTTTGAATCCTATGTTCACATGAAGGAGTGTTGGATAAAAATCACCTAGAAAACAACTTTATTCTTCATTTTCCAATTCTGACAGACACTTCATTATTTGGCTGGCAGAATGCTTGTGAATGTGGGTGGTTTTCAAATAAAGATTCTGATGAACTAATTAACCTGGTGAAGGAGGTTGATCAACAATTGAGTATTATTTTATACACAACAATTTTTCCTGTTGGTTGGATTcatgttaaaatttatttcttcACTTTTAGATGGCAAGTAATTTCTGTGGCTCATCAAATTTTGGCGACAAGGCTACCTGCTCTCTTTCTGTTACCTCCACAATTATGTCAAGGTAAAATATTCGTGTCTAATCTTTTAAGAAGTGACACTGTGGTTCCAACTTGTCAGAAACAATTGCACGCCTGTTGTTAAATTTCCGACTTAACTGGAATTTAGGTCTCTGGGTATAAGCGCGCACACATTATTTGCTTCTCCA from Primulina tabacum isolate GXHZ01 chromosome 14, ASM2559414v2, whole genome shotgun sequence includes:
- the LOC142525015 gene encoding uncharacterized protein LOC142525015, with the protein product MNEKKKQTLRACGGMKQDFCLLDIDEDEDDAEDVQPSKKRSLTSIHEAGTGSGSGSGSVKGPMDLFITKKKTKGGKLRQTNINDACDKELRDRTVQKIARFMYQAAIYFNAAHLDSFKEMIEAIGQYGPNLKPPSYHELRVPLLQKEITYTNELLKENRDECEKYGCSIMSDGWTDRKHRTLINFLVNSPKETMFLESVDASAHVKTGTMLYELLDRFVERVGEKNVVQVITDNGTNYVLAGKLLEAKRPNLFWTPCAAHCIDLMLEDIGKIEVVRKTISRAIALVGYIYNHGGVLHMMREFTGNKELARHGVTRFATTFLTLQSLHKRQKALKRMFISTQWIESKWSNDIKGKKANDTVFKPSFWNNVTYTLKVMCPLVMVLRIADNETRPAMGYIYEAMDRAKETILNSFDNNREKCKKVLEFIDARWDNQLHHPLHAAGYYLNPYFYYHNPKVETDAEVTNGLFACIQRLIPSHDVRDKIIMEELPVYKNSESLFGNEFAIRARNNTDQPMAPADWWKMFGNGTPNLKEFAIEVLSLTCSASGCERNWSIFEHIHSKKRNRLDHKKLRDLVYVKYNQTLKARAAKKDKRDPIVLRNIDDCNNEWLIGMMEAGEEPVFDDDDDTLTWNVVAEAAGVEEETRHTRQQRTSNPIYRGASTSRGKGRGGRRGRVTSQTTHALQSPMDVDEESTDEGEFDDDVLKDDYSDENVEDGDVDEMIELESD